GAAAGCTGCCGGTACGCCTCGGCTTGCTTCGACAGGTCGTCATAGACGATAAGGGCGTGCTCGCCGTTGTCCATCCAGTGCTGGCCGATCGCGCACCCGGCGTAGGGGGCGAGGTACTTGAACACGGCCTCGTCGGCGGCGGGCGCGTTCACGACCACCGTGTAGTCCATCGCGCCGTGCTCCTCGAGCGTGGCGACGGTCTGCGCGACGGTGGAGCCCTTCTGGCCGATCGCGACGTAGATGCACTTCACGCCCTGGCCCTTCTGGGCGAGGATCGTGTCGATCGCGACGGTGGTCTTGCCGGTCTTGCGGTCTCCGATGATTAGCTCGCGCTGGCCCCTGCCAATCGGGGTCATGGCGTCGATCGCCTTGATGCCGGTCTGTAGCGGCTCCTTCACCGGTTGGCGGTCGATCACTCCAGGGGCCTGAACCTCCAGGCGGCGGGTGAACTCTGTCGCGATAGGACCAAGACCGTCGAGCGGTTCCGCTAGCGGGTTGATGACTCGACCGAGCATCGCGTCGCCGACGGGAATAGAGAGAATCCGACCAGTTGCGCGTACCGTCTGGCCTTCCTCGAGATCGTCGACCTCGCCGAGAACTACTGCGCCGATCGAATCCTCATCGAGGTTAAGGGCAAGCCCGAGCTCCCCGCCCTCGAACTCGAGAAGCTCGTTCACCGCCGCGTTCGGCAGCCCGGATACCCGTGCGATCCCGTCGTAGACCTCGAGGATCCGGCCCACCTGCTCCGTCGACACGCCGGCGGTAAATCCTTCGACGTTGCGACGGAGTGCGGCGCTGATTTCGGCGGGATCGATTGCGAGTTCAGCCATCAGCTGTCTCCTGTGTTGCCATCAGCTGTCTCCTGTATTGACGGTGGCCTCGGGGGTTAGGAGGCGCTCTTTCAAGATCTCGAGGCGATGCCGTGCGCTGCCATCAACGACGGTGTCGCCAATGGTCGCGACGAACCCGGCCAGTACCGACGGGTCGATCGTCACCCTTATGTCGACGCCGCGGCCGACCACCCGGGACAATGCGTCGGCCAGCTGCTGACGTTGTGATTCGTCTAGGTCGACCGCGGCGCGGACCTCCGCGAGCCGGCGGTTGCTCTCGGCGGCGACCCGGTCGACGAGAAAGCCGAGAAGCGCCTGGTAGTCGCGGGGCCTGCCGACCTGAGTCGCGTAGGCCGCCAAGTGAAGCGTAATCGGTTCCGTCTTCGTACGAAGGAGGTCCTCGACCAGGGACCGGCGGCGCTCGGCAGGTACATCACGGTCGGTGAGCGCCACGGTGAGTTCTGTCGAGCCGTCGACGACGCGCATGAACCGGAACAGCTCGTCGGCGACTCGCGTCAGCTCCGCGTCGCCTCGAAGCTGGCCGAGTACCGCAGTGGCGTATCCGTCGAGACGCTCTTCCGCGGCGTGATGTCCGAGAACGGGCTCCGATACGGGACGCGCGCCTCTTGCGGCGGCCTCCACGCGAGCAACCAGCCAAGTGAGGTTGGAGAGAAATTCGCCGGCGCGGTCCGCGTCCACCGCGAAGTTGACCAGCTCCAACGAGCGATCACTGACCCTGCTTTGAAACAGCTCCGTCACCACGGCGCGCCGGGCCGAGGCGGTCACCCCGGCGTCGGCAAGAACGCGACGCAGATCCTCGGAAGCGTCGACTACCTGCTTGATCGCAGATAGTTCGGTCGCGATTGACGCGAGGCTCGATGTATCGCCGGCAAGCTCGATGACCCCGTCGGTGTAGCCGCGGATGCTTTGCCGCACCTAGCCGGTCACCCCAGCACTGGCACTCGAGTCGACCTCTGCAATTGTTCTGTCGATCAGGGCCTTCTGCGCCGAGGTGTCGAGACCCTCGCCGATGACCTTCTCCACGACGGTCACCGCTAGATCGGCGGCGCTCCGCCGGAGTTCCTCGGTGGCGCGCCTCGTCTGGGCATCGATGTCTTCTCGCGCCCGCGCAAGGATTCGCTCGTACTCCTCCTCGGCCTGCTGGCGTCGATCCGCTCGCACTCGCTCGCCCAGCTTGCTCGCCTCGTCAACAACAGAGCGCGCCTCTGAGCGTGCCTCGGCGATCACCCGCTTGTACTCCTCTTCGGCCTCGGCGGCGCGGCGCTTCGCCTCTTCCGCGTCGGCCAGAGCCTGGCGGATCGTCGCTTGGCGTTCCTCCATCGGCTTGGTGATGTACGGGAGGATGTATCTGCCGATCACGAACACGACGATCAGGAACGCAATCAGCTCGACGATGAACGTCGCGTTCGGTACTAGGAAGTTGGACGAGCCGACCATCGACGATTAGCCCTTGGCGAGTACGAAAACGAACAGCGCGGCGAAAGCCAAGTTGATGAAGTACATGCCTTCGACCAGACCGACGATCAGGAACATCGTCGTGTAGAGACGACCCTGGACCTCAGGCTGGCGTGCGATGCCGGCGATGGTCTGGCTACCGGCGAGACCGTCACCTACTGCCGCGCCGATCGCGCCGCCGCCGAGAGCGAGGCCTCCTCCAGTGAAGGCACCGGCCAGCTCGATGGCCTTCTGCGTGGTTGCTGCCATTTTGTTGGGCTTCTCCTATCTGGGCCTCGGCGACCCATTTGATTGGTCAAGGGTGGTCACTTCAGTGCCCACCCTCTTCGACGGCAAACTGGTAATAGAGGATCGTCAGCAGGGCGAAGATGAACGCCTGGATGACGCCGATGAACATGTCGAAGAGCTTCCAGATCGGCGTGAAGATGATGCTGAAGAAATAGAACTTCGGGATGAAACTGATCAGCAACGCGATCATGATCCCGCCGGAGAAAAGGTTCCCGAAGAGCCGCAGCGCCAGGGTCAGAGGTTTGGTGATCTCCTCCACGATGTGGATCGGGAACATCCACCTCGGGGCGCGGAAGAAGTTCGTGATGTAGCCCCAGAGACCTTTCTTCCTGATCGAAGCCGCAGTGAACAGAACGAAGACCGTGATCCCCATCGCGTAAGTCAGGTTCACATCGGCTGTCGGAGAGGGCGCGTAGTCCGTGTTGTGGAACAAGCCTGGGAGGATCTCGATCCAGTCTGCGATCAGGATCAGCAGGAAGATGGTCACGCCGAGAGGAACGACGTTGCGGTAACGGGGGCCCAGGCTGCTTTCCACCTGGTCCTGCACCGTGCCAACTACCGTCTCCCATACCAACTGGAGCCGACCGGGGACCTCCGCAGTCGCGTTGCGGCGGAGGTAGAAGCCCATGCCCAGCACGATCGCCGCCGCAGCAACGGTCGTCCAGATGGTGTCGAGGTTGAAGCTGAGACCGCCGATCTTTCGGGTGATGTGATCCCCGACCGGGATGTTTACGGCGAGGATGCCGGACAGATCCCTCATGCGGGACCTCCGCCGCGCCGATCACCGGAAAGCTCGTCACTCATCCGCGCCCTCCGGCACCGCCAAGGAGCCGATCTCGCGCCGTTGATAGCGCGCCAGCGAGACCAGGGCGTTGAGGAGCATCATGAACTGGAAGACCGCCAGACCGGCCACGACCCCCCATCCCATCGGCCTTGCGACGATCAACAGACCGATGGCCACCGCGGTGCACGCACCGAGCCGCAGCGCGACGCTCCCGGCGAACGGCTTGCGGCTGAGCATTCCCTCGGGGGTGGTGAAGCGCATGGCCGACGACTGGAACACGCGGTGGTTGGCGATGGCCAGGGCGATGCCGAGAGCCAGCCCGGGGGCCACCAACGGCTGACCGAGCAGGATGGCAAGCGCCGCGCCGGCTATGCCGGCGCCGATGGTCGAGTAAGCCGTCCTTCGGACGATCCGGTCGACTTCGGTAAGGGGAAAGGCGGTGAGCACAGGCTTGAAGGTTAGGTGGGTGATGGGAGTTTTCGTTGGTCCTGGGTCTGTATTTTCGGTCGGGAAAAAATGTAGTCGCGGACGACTAGAAGTATCTCTTAAACTCCGACCTGGTCGCCAATACGCCGACTAGGACACCGGCGACGAGGCCGATCATCAGGAAGAGCGGCAAGGTGCCAGCAGCCTTGTCGGCGAACCAACCGCCGACGAGCCCGGCTCCGACGCACAAGGCGTTCATCAGCCCGAGGCCGGCGAATGCCATGATCCCTGGTCGCTCTTTGTCCATGATTGCCCTGCCGGGAAACTACATGGTTGCCGCTGGCGAAACCTGAAGCCGCTCTCCGGCAGGCGAACAAGCCCCCTGCTACTGGGCGGGACATCAGCACGTGCTGCATCGTCCCATGCCAGGCTTTATAGGGGCAAGTTGACGCGATTTCGCTCTGAGCGTCTCTTTCGGTGTCTTCCAGCGGTTGGCCGCTCAGAGGCGGTGGCGTCGCTACGCGGTGGCGACGGCGAGGATCTGCTCCCAGGGAATCGCGCCCTCCCGCAGAAGTCGCGGGCTCTCACCGGTCGCGTCGACAACGGTCGACGCAGGGCCGTCGCACTTCCCGCCGTCGACGACGATCGCCATGCCGCTCAAGGACTCGGCCAGCTCCGCCGCGGTCGTCAGCGGGGATGCCCCGTGACGGTTGGCGCTGGTCGTGGCCACGGGGCCGATCTCCCGGCATACGGCCAGCGGAACCGGGTGGGCGGGGCAACGAACCCCGATCGTGGCGTCCTCGTCGCCGAGGTCTGCCGTGACGTCGGGGCGGCGCGGCATCACCAGGGTGAGGGCTCCCGGCCAGAACGCCTTCATGAGCCTCAACGCCGCGTCGGGAAGGCCCGTCACCAGGCTCAGCGCCTGTTCGGCATCTGAGACGAGCACCGGCAGCTCGATGCTCCTCGGTCGGCGCTTGACCCGGAACAGCCTGTCGGCGGCGCCCGAATGCCAGGGATCGGCGGCCAGTCCGTAGACAGTGTCGGTCGGCAGCCCGACGATGTCCCCGTCGCGTAGCGCCTCGACCGCCGCCGCGATGGCATCTCGAGGAGGGGGGTCTCCTAGCGCCGGAATGATGCGCACCGGTGAGATCACTGGTCCACTACCCCGGCCCTCATCTTGGGCTCATCCTCGCAACCAGCGCCCGGTCGCGGCCGGCGAGATCCTGGACGATATGTGCGTGCTCGAATCCGAGCCCGCGCGCTGATTCGATCGCACGTTCACATTGATGAGGAGCGATCTCGATCACGGCGGATCCCCGAGGGCTCAGCCAGCCGGCAGCACCTGCGAGTATCGACTCGATCCCTTCCAGACCGGTCGGCCCCGACGCGAGTGCTGTGGTCGGCTCCCAATCGCGGATGACCGGGTCGAGCAGTCCCATCTCGGCGGTGGACACGTACGGCGGGTTCGAGATCACCAGATCGACCCGACCTCTCAGCTCCTCCGGCAACGCGGACCACCACTCTCCATGAGCAAATCGAACGCGCGTTGCCCTGAGGCCCCCTAGCCCAGCCAGGTTCGCCGAGGCGACGTCGAGGGCTTCGCGCGACTGATCTGTCGCCCATACCTCTACTCCGTGCCGCTCCGCCGCGATCGACAGCGCGATAGCGCCCGAACCGGTCCCGAGGTCGACCGCCAACAGGGAGCGTTTCGGGTCGCTGGCTCGGGTCAGATCGAGCTCGACGAGACCCGCCTCGACCACTTGCTCCGTTTCGGGCCTCGGAATCAACACCCTTCGGTCCACCATCAGGTCCAGGGTCCGGAAACTCCAGTGCCCCAATACGTACTGGAGGGGCTCCCCCGCCGCGCGCCGCTCGAGCATCGAGGTGAAGCGCGCCCTTGCCGCGTCCGCAACACTCGGCCCTTCTCTGGACAGCTCCGGCCAGGAGAAGCCCGAGGCCTCCTCGACCAGCCAGCGCGCCTCGACATCGTTGGCCAGTCGCCGGCGCGCCTCCTCGTAGAGGACCCGCCACGTCTCCCGGGGCGGCTCGCTCAGCGGCGTCGTAGGGGTCCGGCCCGCCGGTGCGATCGGGCTCGGAACGCTGGTCATCCTGCGGCGAACGCGGGGTCTTCGCCCGCCCCGGCGAGCTGTGCGGCCCTCTCGTCCGCCATGAGCGCGTCGACGATCTCGTCGAGCTCGCCCATCATGATCTTGTCGAGCTTGTACAAGGTCAGGCCGATGCGGTGATCGGTGACCCGGTTCTCCTTGTAGTTGTAGGTGCGGATCTTCTCGGACCGGCCGCCCCCTCCGATCTGGCTGCGTCTGGCGCTGGACAGCTCGGCGGACTGCCGGTCCTGCTCGGCCTTGAGCAAACGGGCTCGCAGCACCTGCATCGCCTTCGCCCGGTTCTGGATCTGGCTCTTCTCGTCCTGCATCGCCACCACGATCCCGGTCGGAAGGTGGGTGATCCGCACGGCCGAGTCGGTGGTGTTCACCGACTGGCCCCCTGGCCCGGTCGAGCGGTAGACGTCGATCTTCAGGTCCTTCTCTTCGATCTGCACGTCGACTTCCTCTGCCTCGGGCAACACGGTGACCGTCGCCGAAGACGTGTGTACCCGGCCTTGCGACTCGGTCACCGGGACACGCTGCACCCGATGCGGGCCCCCTTCGTATTTCAGATGCGACCAGGCCGTGTCGCCCTTGACCACGAACGTCACCTGATTGAACCCACCCATGTCCGACGGGTCGGTCGAGAGGACCTCCAGTCCGAGCCCTTTCCGCTCGGCGTACCGCGTGTACATCTCGTAGAGATCCCGGGCGAACAGGTTGGCCTCCTCGCCACCCTCGGCCCCCCTGATCTCCACGATCACGTTCTTGCCGTCGTTCGGGTCCTTCGGAAGCAGCAACAACTTGAGCCGCTCCTCCAGGTCCGCGATCCGAGACTCGGACTCGGCGATCTCCGCCCGCAGCATGTCGCGGTCAGCCCCGTCGGCTTCGGCGAGCATCTCCCTCGCCGCGTCGAGATCGCCGGCCGCGGAGCGATAGTCCCTGAGCGCCTCCACGATCGGTTCCAGCTCCTTGTGCCGCCTCGAGACGTCCCTCAGCCGGCGCTGGTCCGAGATGACGGCCGGATCCGAGAGCTGCGCGAGCACGACTTCGTACTCACGTTCCAGGTTCTCGAGACGATCCAGCACGATCCACCAGCGTACCGGTGGGTCGCGCGGCGCCCGTCGTAGGACACCTTGGGATAGGAGGCCATGGAACCGGCCGGAGGTCACGCCGGCCTGACGCAGCTGCGCCCTGCTGATGACACCGCCCTGGCCCGAGGCAACGGTTACCCACTGTTGATGCATTTCATGATATTACAGCCGGACCACCTCCTCCGCATACACTCACCGCAGTGGCCTCGGACAACGCCCAAGACGCCGAGAAGGGGATGGATCTCAACCGCCGGATGTGGGACGAACGGGTGCCAATCCACGTCCGCTCCGAGTTCTACGACGTCGACGGCTTCAAGGCCGGCCGACCAAAACTGGAGCCGTTCGAGATCGAAGAGCTCGGGCCGCTCGGAGGTTTACGGCTGGCGCATCTGCAATGCCACTTCGGTCTCGACACCCTCGATCTGGCGAGGCTCCACCCGACGCTCACCGCTGTGGGGCTCGACTTCTCTCAGCCCGCGATCGAAACCGCCCGCGGCCTCGCCGCCGAGCTCGATCTCGCCGACCGAGCCACGTTCGTCCAGGCCAACGTGTACGACGCGCCCGAGGTTCTCGGCGCCGGCGAGTTCGACGTCATCTACACCGGTAAAGGCGCGCTCAACTGGCTTCCCTACATAGACCGTTGGGCTGCGATCTGCGCCAGGCTCCTGAAGCCGGGTGGATGGCTCTACGTGTGCGAGTACCACCCGGTCGCATGGGTCTTCGACGACAAGGAACCGGTAGTCAAGTACGACTACTTTTCGGTCGCTCCGTTTGTCGACGACAGCCCAGGTACCTACGCGGACAGGAACGCCGCCACCGAACACAACACTTGCTACGAATGGCAGCACCCGATCTCGCAAGTGATCAACGAAGTGCTCAACGCCGGGTTCGACTTGAGGTTCGTAAACGAATGGGACTGGTGCCACTCGGATCTCGGCGGATGGTTGATCAGGGGAAAGGACGGGCGCTACCGGTGGCCGCCCCCCGGGCGGCTGCCCCTGATGTACTCGCTCAAGGCACGCCGTCGGGCAGAGCCTCCCAATCCCGCGGAACGGTGACGACTTCCGCGGGCCGGGCAAGGGCCGCGGCCAGCCGTCGGTTGACCGGCGCATCGTCTCCGTGGGGCACAGCGAGGATCAGACGACCGGCCGGGCGATAGAGGACCCTGCAGTCTGCAGCCGTCGGTACCAGGTCGAGGTCGATCCCGACCGAGCACACAACTACGACGGGGTCCCCGCCGGCCAGAACACCGACGCAGGGAGCCGCACCGGCCTCGGGCAGGTCGAACCACGGCATGGGGGGAGCTACGACCGTCAAAACATCGGCCCCGACGAGCGAGGGGCGGGCACAGACCACTGCCCGCAACCACCGCGATCGGGCGAGCGTGTTGGCAGGGTGTCGTGTGACGCCGGGCCGGCGCCGGGCGCGAACTGCTGCGGCGGCTTCGTCAAGCGCCGCACCGATGTCTTCGCCCGGCCGCATTTCCAGCCGGGCGTTGCGGTCGTGCCTGCCGACCCCAACCACCAGGTCTCCGCCGATCACCCGGGCCACCTCTAGCCCGAGCACCTCACCCCGGAGCACCCCGTGCTCGAATACCGGTTCGATTCCGTGCGCCGCCAGGAGCCCGACGTATTCCGCGTCGCCGCTGTCGCCGGCGACCTCGGAAATGTCGGGCACCCCCGCCGGCGCCGACCGCTCGATCTCACGCCCGGACAACGTCCACACCCCCGGCGGAGAGGCCATCTCCTCCGCACGCCGGGCGATCACGCCTGCAGCGCCGGGCACGGCCTCCTCTACGAGCACATCCAGAGACGCCGCGCCCCGGCTGTCCGCCAACGCCAGCGCCGGTCCGAATCGTGCCACCTCGCCGTCATCGATGAGCACCCACATCGCGCAACGCTCGCCCGGCGAGACCAGCGCGGCGCCCCCTACGAACGCCACGTGTTCACCGAGACGAGCGGTGTCTTTGTCCCAGTGCTGACCGACGAGAGCGCGAAGCTTCGCCGCCCGCAGCTGGCTCAGCTGATCAGCCGCGCCGGCGGTCCCGCCGGCACCCGGAGAAGCTACGACTTCTTGCCCCTCCGGCCGTAACGGCGTTCGAAGCGCTCGACCCGGCCACCGGTATCGACCAGCTTCTGCTTGCCGGTGTAGAACGGGTGGCACTCGTTGCAGAGCTCGGTGTGAAGCTCGCCCTTGGTCGAGCGGGTCGTGAAAGTGTTGCCGCACGAGCAGGTCACCTTGGCGGTCACGTACTCGGGATGGGTTTCGGTCTTCATGAAGACTCCTTCCTAAATCTTCTAAATCTCATGTAACCGGCTCACATCGCCGGTGTCGGGTTCTTCGCCACCTCGGCGAGGAACTCGTCATTGGTCTTGGTGGCCTTGAGCCGGTCCAACAGCAACTCGAGCCCGGCGGCGCTGCTGCCTTCGCTCCCAAGCGCGTTGAGAACACGGCGCAGCTTCCACACCTGCTGGAGCTGCACCCGGTCGAACAGCAACTCCTCGTGACGTGTGGACGAACCGTTCACGTCGATCGCCGGATAGATGCGCCTCTCGGCAAGCCTCCGGTCCAGCCGCAACTCCATGTTTCCTGTTCCCTTGAACTCCTCGAAGATCACCTCGTCCATTCGGCTCCCGGTCTCGACCAGCGCGGTAGCCAGGATCGTCAACGATCCGCCCTCCTCGATATTCCGCGCTGCCCCGAAGAACTTCTTCGGCGGGTACAGGGCGCCGGTGTCGATGCCACCCGACATGATCCGGCCGGTCGCGGGCTGGGCGAGGTTGTAGGCACGCGCTAGGCGGGTGATCCCGTCCAGGACGATGACGACGTCGCGCCCGACCTCGACCATCCGCTTGGCCCGCTCGATGGCGAGCTCAACGACCTGGGTGTGCTCCTCGGCAGGACGGTCGAACGTCGACGCGATGACCTCGCCCTTGACCGACCGCCGCATGTCCGTGACTTCTTCGGGCCGCTCGTCGACGAGGAGCACCATCAGGTGAACGTCGGGATTGTTGGCCTCGATCGAGTGGGCGATCTGCTTGAGGATCGTGGTCTTCCCAGCCTTCGGTGGGGAGACGATCATGCCGCGCTGGCCTTTGCCGATCGGCGATATCAGATCGACGATCCGGGCGGTCACGTTCGCGGGGTCGCCGGGAATCTCGAGGCGCAGCTTCTGATCGGGAAAGAGCGGGGTGAGGTTTTCGAAGCGAGGCCGCTCCCTGGCTTCGTCCGGCGTCAGGCCCGAAACCTTGTCGATCCGGAGCAGCGCCGGATACTTCTCGTTCCCGCCGGCGGGACGGGCGGCGCCTTCGAGGTAGTCACCCTTGCGCAAAGCGAAGCGCCGCACCTGGCTGATCGACACATAAACATCTCCCGGCCCGGACAGAAAGCCGTCCGTCCGGAGAAACCCGTAACCCTCGTCACGGGTGTCGAGGTAGCCGCTCACCGGGATCGGTTCCCCGCTGAACTGCGACTCGGCGTTCTGGCCGGGAAGATCACGCTCCCCTCTGTCGAAACGGTCTCGCCCGCGCCGCCGGCGGTTTCGCCGGTTGCCGGGTTCCGCGTCGAATTGGCGTTGGCCGGGTCCATGGCTCGGGCCGTCCTGGGTTGTCCGGCCGCCCGCCCCGCGCTCGGTGACCGTGTTTTGTGCATCCCCGTGGTCCTGCCCGGC
The Acidimicrobiales bacterium genome window above contains:
- the atpB gene encoding F0F1 ATP synthase subunit A, whose protein sequence is MRDLSGILAVNIPVGDHITRKIGGLSFNLDTIWTTVAAAAIVLGMGFYLRRNATAEVPGRLQLVWETVVGTVQDQVESSLGPRYRNVVPLGVTIFLLILIADWIEILPGLFHNTDYAPSPTADVNLTYAMGITVFVLFTAASIRKKGLWGYITNFFRAPRWMFPIHIVEEITKPLTLALRLFGNLFSGGIMIALLISFIPKFYFFSIIFTPIWKLFDMFIGVIQAFIFALLTILYYQFAVEEGGH
- a CDS encoding F0F1 ATP synthase subunit alpha (produces ATP from ADP in the presence of a proton gradient across the membrane; the alpha chain is a catalytic subunit), whose protein sequence is MAELAIDPAEISAALRRNVEGFTAGVSTEQVGRILEVYDGIARVSGLPNAAVNELLEFEGGELGLALNLDEDSIGAVVLGEVDDLEEGQTVRATGRILSIPVGDAMLGRVINPLAEPLDGLGPIATEFTRRLEVQAPGVIDRQPVKEPLQTGIKAIDAMTPIGRGQRELIIGDRKTGKTTVAIDTILAQKGQGVKCIYVAIGQKGSTVAQTVATLEEHGAMDYTVVVNAPAADEAVFKYLAPYAGCAIGQHWMDNGEHALIVYDDLSKQAEAYRQLS
- the prmC gene encoding peptide chain release factor N(5)-glutamine methyltransferase; this encodes MTSVPSPIAPAGRTPTTPLSEPPRETWRVLYEEARRRLANDVEARWLVEEASGFSWPELSREGPSVADAARARFTSMLERRAAGEPLQYVLGHWSFRTLDLMVDRRVLIPRPETEQVVEAGLVELDLTRASDPKRSLLAVDLGTGSGAIALSIAAERHGVEVWATDQSREALDVASANLAGLGGLRATRVRFAHGEWWSALPEELRGRVDLVISNPPYVSTAEMGLLDPVIRDWEPTTALASGPTGLEGIESILAGAAGWLSPRGSAVIEIAPHQCERAIESARGLGFEHAHIVQDLAGRDRALVARMSPR
- a CDS encoding class I SAM-dependent methyltransferase yields the protein MASDNAQDAEKGMDLNRRMWDERVPIHVRSEFYDVDGFKAGRPKLEPFEIEELGPLGGLRLAHLQCHFGLDTLDLARLHPTLTAVGLDFSQPAIETARGLAAELDLADRATFVQANVYDAPEVLGAGEFDVIYTGKGALNWLPYIDRWAAICARLLKPGGWLYVCEYHPVAWVFDDKEPVVKYDYFSVAPFVDDSPGTYADRNAATEHNTCYEWQHPISQVINEVLNAGFDLRFVNEWDWCHSDLGGWLIRGKDGRYRWPPPGRLPLMYSLKARRRAEPPNPAER
- the rpmE gene encoding 50S ribosomal protein L31, with product MKTETHPEYVTAKVTCSCGNTFTTRSTKGELHTELCNECHPFYTGKQKLVDTGGRVERFERRYGRRGKKS
- the prfA gene encoding peptide chain release factor 1; translated protein: MHQQWVTVASGQGGVISRAQLRQAGVTSGRFHGLLSQGVLRRAPRDPPVRWWIVLDRLENLEREYEVVLAQLSDPAVISDQRRLRDVSRRHKELEPIVEALRDYRSAAGDLDAAREMLAEADGADRDMLRAEIAESESRIADLEERLKLLLLPKDPNDGKNVIVEIRGAEGGEEANLFARDLYEMYTRYAERKGLGLEVLSTDPSDMGGFNQVTFVVKGDTAWSHLKYEGGPHRVQRVPVTESQGRVHTSSATVTVLPEAEEVDVQIEEKDLKIDVYRSTGPGGQSVNTTDSAVRITHLPTGIVVAMQDEKSQIQNRAKAMQVLRARLLKAEQDRQSAELSSARRSQIGGGGRSEKIRTYNYKENRVTDHRIGLTLYKLDKIMMGELDEIVDALMADERAAQLAGAGEDPAFAAG
- the atpF gene encoding F0F1 ATP synthase subunit B, translated to MVGSSNFLVPNATFIVELIAFLIVVFVIGRYILPYITKPMEERQATIRQALADAEEAKRRAAEAEEEYKRVIAEARSEARSVVDEASKLGERVRADRRQQAEEEYERILARAREDIDAQTRRATEELRRSAADLAVTVVEKVIGEGLDTSAQKALIDRTIAEVDSSASAGVTG
- the rho gene encoding transcription termination factor Rho, which codes for MSGTQLERSVLEAKEREELFAIADALGTKPTARAKKSDLVNQILRATGVEADAAGEGAKPRRTRARKTSTEAASDQAGNQETGQQPVPDSGVPSGEEGEVGPSRPPRQSRAIEAGADVEGRDRSRSGAESVGVAPVNGALDGPAAANVSNASNGGGAGQDHGDAQNTVTERGAGGRTTQDGPSHGPGQRQFDAEPGNRRNRRRRGRDRFDRGERDLPGQNAESQFSGEPIPVSGYLDTRDEGYGFLRTDGFLSGPGDVYVSISQVRRFALRKGDYLEGAARPAGGNEKYPALLRIDKVSGLTPDEARERPRFENLTPLFPDQKLRLEIPGDPANVTARIVDLISPIGKGQRGMIVSPPKAGKTTILKQIAHSIEANNPDVHLMVLLVDERPEEVTDMRRSVKGEVIASTFDRPAEEHTQVVELAIERAKRMVEVGRDVVIVLDGITRLARAYNLAQPATGRIMSGGIDTGALYPPKKFFGAARNIEEGGSLTILATALVETGSRMDEVIFEEFKGTGNMELRLDRRLAERRIYPAIDVNGSSTRHEELLFDRVQLQQVWKLRRVLNALGSEGSSAAGLELLLDRLKATKTNDEFLAEVAKNPTPAM
- the atpE gene encoding ATP synthase F0 subunit C, with translation MAATTQKAIELAGAFTGGGLALGGGAIGAAVGDGLAGSQTIAGIARQPEVQGRLYTTMFLIVGLVEGMYFINLAFAALFVFVLAKG
- a CDS encoding L-threonylcarbamoyladenylate synthase, which codes for MRIIPALGDPPPRDAIAAAVEALRDGDIVGLPTDTVYGLAADPWHSGAADRLFRVKRRPRSIELPVLVSDAEQALSLVTGLPDAALRLMKAFWPGALTLVMPRRPDVTADLGDEDATIGVRCPAHPVPLAVCREIGPVATTSANRHGASPLTTAAELAESLSGMAIVVDGGKCDGPASTVVDATGESPRLLREGAIPWEQILAVATA
- a CDS encoding F0F1 ATP synthase subunit delta, producing the protein MRQSIRGYTDGVIELAGDTSSLASIATELSAIKQVVDASEDLRRVLADAGVTASARRAVVTELFQSRVSDRSLELVNFAVDADRAGEFLSNLTWLVARVEAAARGARPVSEPVLGHHAAEERLDGYATAVLGQLRGDAELTRVADELFRFMRVVDGSTELTVALTDRDVPAERRRSLVEDLLRTKTEPITLHLAAYATQVGRPRDYQALLGFLVDRVAAESNRRLAEVRAAVDLDESQRQQLADALSRVVGRGVDIRVTIDPSVLAGFVATIGDTVVDGSARHRLEILKERLLTPEATVNTGDS